A stretch of Telopea speciosissima isolate NSW1024214 ecotype Mountain lineage chromosome 11, Tspe_v1, whole genome shotgun sequence DNA encodes these proteins:
- the LOC122646440 gene encoding cinnamoyl-CoA reductase-like SNL6, producing MEPATFDDYSSISRTVCVMDASGPLGSSLVDRLLHLGYTVHAALQNHGDSQALKKLCVENNKNLKVFHSDPFDYQSLMDALKGCSGLFYTFEPPQDQPTFDEFMADVEVRAAHNVLEACAQTDTIDKVVFTSSVTAVIWREDRKSTLDFDERNWSDVNFCKKFKLWHALSKTLAEKTAWALAMDRGLSMVTVNAGLLLGPELSITNPYLKGAAEMYEDGVLVTVDVKFLVDAHICVFEDVSSYGRYLCFNHVVNRPEDAVKLAQMLTPASASPPERCEETRIFEQRISNKKLNKQMVEFGSKSIME from the exons ATGGAACCAGCTACGTTCGATGATTATTCCTCAATCTCAAGGACCGTTTGTGTCATGGACGCTTCAGGTCCTCTTGGTTCTTCCCTTGTAGACCGTCTCCTCCACCTAGGCTACACCGTCCATGCTGCCCTTCAAAACCATG GTGATTCACAAGCTTTGAAGAAACTTTGTGTTGAGAATAACAAGAACCTCAAAGTCTTCCATTCTGATCCTTTTGATTACCAAAGCTTAATGGATGCCTTGAAGGGTTGTTCTGGCTTGTTCTACACCTTTGAACCTCCTCAAGACCAACCCACCTTCGAT GAATTTATGGCGGATGTAGAAGTGAGAGCAGCTCACAATGTGCTGGAAGCGTGCGCACAGACGGACACGATAGACAAAGTCGTGTTTACGTCGTCAGTAACGGCCGTTATATGGAGAGAGGATAGAAAGTCAACCTTGGACTTTGACGAGAGAAACTGGAGCGACGTCAACTTCTGCAAAAAATTCAAG TTATGGCACGCATTATCTAAAACGCTGGCGGAGAAGACGGCTTGGGCTTTAGCGATGGACCGCGGGCTTAGCATGGTGACCGTCAACGCTGGGCTTCTATTGGGTCCTGAACTGTCCATCACGAACCCTTATCTGAAAGGAGCGGCTGAGATGTACGAAGATGGAGTGTTGGTGACGGTTGACGTAAAATTCCTTGTCGACGCTCATATCTGTGTTTTCGAAGATGTTTCCAGTTACGGCCGTTATCTCTGCTTCAACCACGTTGTTAACCGACCCGAAGACGCCGTCAAGTTAGCCCAAATGTTAACGCCCGCCTCTGCTTCCCCACCAGAAAG GTGCGAGGAAACGAGGATATTCGAACAGAGGATTAGTAATAAGAAGTTGAACAAACAAATGGTGGAATTCGGGAGTAAAAGTATTATGGAATGA